The sequence AAAACCCAAGGCGCCGCCGTAAACAGGGGAAACTTTTCCGCGTGCTACTACATGCCTTTTTGAAGAtaccgcgcgccgcgcgatcCCCCCGGGGGAGGACTCTGTGACGGAAACAGGACGGTTTGTCACGAAACTATCCGAGCCTGCACTCGTTCACTCGCGAGAAGGAGTTGCGTTTCGAGTCTCAAAGACGTACAACGGAAGAACGTGCGTGGCTCTGGGTGTATCCTGCGAATTCCGGCACGTTCTGCTTGCAGCTGTGTCTTTCACGGCGGACTGAGACGagcagcgcagcctcgcctctcgctttTCACGTTGCTCTGGAGGCGCCTTTGCGATGCACACGCGGCTCCGCGACACGAGGAGAGATCGAAATAgcggggagaggagaagggacGTCTGCGTTCCGGCCGTAAGGATCTCTGGCACGCCGTTGCGCCGCTTGTAAAATCCAAAATCCCAAAGAGAGCGACAACAAGAGGTTGGAGCTCAGATTGCATGGCGGATGAAAGCGCACGATTTTCACCGTGCAGGAgttctcctcgtctttcttTCTGCAAGGGTGGGCGGCTTCGCCAAAGTGGAAAGAAGCACGTTTTTCAGCTCCATTTTGACATTCCTTGAAGCGCACGCCTCGGTCTCTGTTGGCTCTGTTTCCTACTCCAtccaggcgcgagagcgatCTGCGGAGAAACGGACGGAATTCGGTGTTTCAGCACCCGCCACGTCGTTCTAGAAGCTTTGCGTACCCCGAGAGTTTTTTGACGTGCTTAAAACGTCCTTGTTTTCCAGTCTTGGCATtcgcctctttctcgcctccggtgtatgtacacctcaAACTGGTGAGCAGCGTGGCACCAGGTACCGACTCTCACTCTCCCGCCAGGCGTCCTTTCAGCTCCTCGCTTTTGCGCACTCTCTGCTTGTGCTTCGCTCCTTCCACGAGTCTCCTCCACAATGGCGGCTTCGCAGCTCTccagcctcgcggcctccaagttcttccgctcgcctgctcgctgcttcgccgcccccaccttttccgcttcctctctgtctccgcgctcgaAATGTGGCTTCCTTCCGTCTCCCTCTTGCCTCTCGATGCAGAGGCGCTTCCTCGGCAACCGAGCTACCGGACCGCAGTTCGATCTCCTCGACCCTAAGAGCATCAACGTAGGCATCTGCACTGCCCCTgagcggagagagggggcggggagggggtggAGGACATGCCGTGGCTTGTGTTCACATATCTGTGATACCCTTCAGCCTGCGGCAGTCACAATGTTTATTCAGTTATGTATTCATATGCATACGTAAACAGACGACGGACCTCAAGACGGCTTCGGGCGGCCCAATCGGGGGAGCGGTGCttacgcatatatacatgtaacCTGTGtttacatatatgtatacccTACCTAAAACTATATATGCTTTTGTGCGTATTGAGATGCATGCGTGCTCAAGACTTTGTGAATGCGTGCGCCACTGTGAGTGTGCTAATTTCTGTCTATGCGTAAAATTAGAGGCATTCCTCTTCTGCTACTGCTCCCATGCGTGTGGGCATGTCTATTTTTGCTGGTTTCAGAGCTTGAGACTTGCGCTGAGTCGTCATGCTGCTGtgcctcgcctcgtctgTTGCCTGCTCCGATGAACAGCCTGAGGGCGGGTTCTGAGGAGACCAGACACGCCTCTGTCTGGACGCTTTTGTGTCTCAAGTCTCTGGCCTgtgcgcccgcctctcctgTCGGCTCCGCTGACGTCGCCGCCTCACTGTGTGGTGCATTTGTTTGCCCTTCGTCTGTCGCAGATACCGACTTGTTTTTTTGCCATTTGCATTTGCAATGCTTGGATTTCTCTTTGCCTTCGTGTGTGAATCCCGCTTCGCTTCAGAGGTCTTTTTCCTTTGTGCCTtgggcgtctgcagctgaaGCAAGAGGCCGCGTACGTCTGCCGTCTGTTCCATCTGCCCTCGCTGAACTACCTCGACTTCAAGCAGGGCTGCTGTTCCCTGCGCGTCTTCGTTTTACTTGCCATGCTCGCCGGCATCTCCGTCGATCTGCTCCTTTTCCACCCCCCAAAGTCCTCATACTGGAACAGGTACGCAGgcgcgctctcgcggcggagacgcaacGAGTCAAAACACAGCGACGCGTAGATGCTTTGAGCTAGTCTTTGACGTCGCACATGCGTTCAAGCAGAGGGTTTGTCAAGTCGCTGATCCTCTCCCCGTGAAAAACTTCTCCCGCGAGCGTATCTGCataccatatatatatatatatattatatatatatatatatagggtttagggttttatatatatatatatatatatatatatatatatatatatatatagggtttagagttttatatatatatatatgtatatatatatgtttatacgTGGAAACGCGTGAGGTCGAGTGGAAGCACACACATGTATCTCTTTGTGTGTATAAAAATACACGCCTGTGTGGATTCACGTTTTTTTCggtctttttcttcgcagaTGGCAAGTGCACCGCTGGCCTCTCAGCGCGGAGCGTCTTCTGTTCCCCGGGAAGGGCAACGTGTTTGAGTACCGCAAGGAAGGCGCGAAAGTCGACCCAGCTACTGGCGCCGTTCAGACagaggcctgcgcagcctATCTGAAACTCATGTACGGTGCGTGAGCACCGCGACTccgaagcagcgccgcgacaaACAACGCTTCGACAAACAACGCCGCGACAAACAAGCCGACAGAAAATACGGGCCCGTgggagagcgacgcctgcTGCCCACTCCGCCGCCtacgcagaggcgccaggAGACAAGAGAGAAGATCCAAGAAAAATGGGGAGGGGAAGTGGTGCGTCTCTTGGTGTGGTGGGCGGCAAAGAGGACAGTCATCATGCGTTTGAGCAGGGTTCACTTCCCTGTGAGTTCcatctgcgcgtcgctcgaaAACGCTGACTGTTTGTCGAGTCTGTCGGGCATTCTTCCCTCGGATGGGAGATACAGGCGATCTCAAAGGCGTCTTCAATCAGACACGccacctgcgccgcctccagttCCCTGGCGCGCCTAGTCGCTGCCCGCAAGCGGGGCGactccctcgccgtcgtcgccgtgagcgccctccgcgctctGTGCgagccggccgccgccgcagggcgaaCGCTCATGAAcagaggctgcgcagacATCTCAACACATTCTCCCTTCAGTCGCAAAAATACACGCGAAACCTCGATATCCAGAGTCagctgggcgccgccgctcgcccgaTTTCCTCTCGAGACAGCGGCGTTGCTCGCGACTGAGGGCAGACGTCAGCGGCCGCACCCTCGGGAGATTCCGGTAGTCTAAGCTGTGCGTAGCGAGACCGACGGAAGCATCTTCGCGCCTCAACGGGGGCGTCCTTGTCTACTCTCGCACGGGTGTAGGGCCGGCTCTGTCGCTGCGTCTTCACGAGTGGCGCCAGAAATACAGAAGCCATGCATGCAGATACTTGACTGGTACGCAGATAGGAGCGGGCGTGCGTCTTCGGGCATGTACGCATTCCCTAGTCGACTTCTTGCATTGTAGCTCCCCTCGCATTCTTGGTGCTAGCTGCTCGCTGTTGCTCTGTTTAAGTTGAAGGGGTACTCTCTCGAAAGCTTTCCGCCTGCCGGTTGAGCTCGTTTGTGAACGTTTCTGGCCTTTAGCCGTGGAGCgaccggcgctgcagcagcatgcAAActcctctgcgcagagacgcgttCTGAGGATGCAGGGAGGGCTTGTCACGTGCCCCCGGACCCCGAGAATTCAGGCTGGTTCGCAGTGACCGAGTTCTGAGGTGACCATGAAAATTCTGACCCTGCATATCGAAACCTCTTCTCCAGCTGCGATGTAAACAACGCGCACGGGGCGTGAACGTCTACCGGGCGGTCTCTTGCTACCTACAGAGTCTcgctcgcagctgcagcaaaTAGGAGTTCTGAGCTGTACAGGCTCAAGCGTTGTTTACATTCTGAAACGACGCTCGACTTCTCTGCGGATTTGCTTCTAACCTCCGCGCGCAAACGAGGAAGAGCTCACAACGAACTCAGAGACTACCACGAAAGGCCTGTCTTCGGTACGCGCGACGGACGCAGGGCAGGGCAGCTCTCGACTCGGGCGCCGACCCGCGCGCCCCCGCCAAATCTTCACTCAAGGAATCGTATGTATTCATGTGCATAATGAGATCCAAGTAACAATatatgcgcatatatatatatatatatatatatatagatagatagatagacatatacttatatatatatatatattcaaaGTCTCTCACGCAGCAAAGGGGCCCGAGACCCCTGCTGCACAACGAGGCCCACAAAGCCGCTGACCGCCcgacggcgcctgcggcctccgcctcttgtCTCCCCTAGCGTGACTTTTCCGTCTTAAATTccctccttcccccccgGCCAGCGTCATGGTAGGAACCACCCGTCACAGGCGTTTCGGCTCCGCGACACGCGAAAGCACGTCAGCAGCCGCCCTTCACGGCGAAACACTCGGTTGTGGGTAGCCCTCTGCTTTCGGCGTTGCGTCAAGAGGCTCAGTCGCTCAGCAGCGAGCCAACCAACAGGCCGGTCGCgagccccgcgcccgcgaggaggacTACGTCGCCCATGCCGGCGCCTGGGCGCCCACGCATGCCTGCACCTTCAGGCAacggcttccgccgccgccgaatTTGCCGGCCTAGGACTTTGTTGTGGTTCGGAATCACATCCGACAAGCTGGAGAACGAAACGAGACGCCAAACAAAAACCTGTCCACGCTGCAGACGTCTTCAGACCAACCACACACCGCCAACACGGGCCCCTAGCCACATGCAGATCCAAGCTCACGTCGAGTTCTCCCTACGCCTGTAATCGCCAGGCGCGTCTTCGGCATCTACCTGTGTATCTCTACCTCTCTCTaaatatctatctatctatctatctatctatctatctatctatctatctatctatctatctatctatctatctatctatctatctatctatctatctatctatctatctatctatctatctatctatctatctatctatctatctatctatctatctatctatctatctatctatctatctacctgtGTCTCGCCACCTATCTGAGGAGCAAACACGCGGCTGACTTCCGTGCTGCGGGATGTCTAAGGCGGGTGAATGCTGAACATGCAGGAAGCGCCGGCGGGTGAATCCGGACGGGGCATAACTCCATTCTTGACTTTGAAACTCCACGGTTGCTGTCTGCTGTTGCGAGAGCACTCCTCACTTGAATGGCCGATTGAAGTCGAATTTTTGGGAGGACgtcagctgcggccgctgcgagaGACCGCGAGACACCATGCTTTCCGTCAAGCCCTGCGATGTGGGGAGAGATGTAGAAAAAAGAGAGCGGATTGAGAGGGGAGTTGCAGGCAGAACGCCGAAAAAGGCAAACCGAGGTCTGATTCCCCTGATTACAGGCGCGACGTGTGCGACGGAAGGCAGCCCCGAGAGATGACACTGCGTGGAAAACTGACAAACGAAGGTGCAGAGAAAACGGTGCGACCCCGGCCCAAGAGCAGCCCACCCCTCAACACGTGACTTGCATGCAGCGCGGCTTCTTTTACCTGCTGCATCCCACCTGCATCAGCGAAGGATACGAGTGACCGAAGGGCCGCGCGGTTAAGACGGCGATGAAGGCAGTCGTCAtggcgccgccgggggcgCGGGCTTCGTGCCCCGCCAAATCAGCCGAGGTCTCATCGTCCGCACATCTGCAGCCAGAACTCCTCCGCACACACCTTTCATAGGTCTACGGAGCCCACCTACGCACTCGGCTTTagagggcgcctgcggcatgCATAGCTGGACATCCCcacgtatacatacatatattcttgcatacacatatacactCGCAAAttcagatatatatatatatatatatttacatacatacatacatacatacatacatacatacatacatacatacatacatacatacatacatacatacttgtctatgtgcatatatatacacccGTAAGACTGTACACATCCatagttatatatatatatatatatatatatac is a genomic window of Besnoitia besnoiti strain Bb-Ger1 chromosome IV, whole genome shotgun sequence containing:
- a CDS encoding hypothetical protein (encoded by transcript BESB_056460); the encoded protein is MAASQLSSLAASKFFRSPARCFAAPTFSASSLSPRSKCGFLPSPSCLSMQRRFLGNRATGPQFDLLDPKSINLKQEAAYVCRLFHLPSLNYLDFKQGCCSLRVFVLLAMLAGISVDLLLFHPPKSSYWNRWQVHRWPLSAERLLFPGKGNVFEYRKEGAKVDPATGAVQTEACAAYLKLMYGA